The following coding sequences lie in one Alloacidobacterium dinghuense genomic window:
- the ppx gene encoding exopolyphosphatase, translated as MQTFAAIDIGSNSCRLKIARVVQHQLKVLHEDREVTRLGGSVFETGLVSPESMAATLDALKRFYRATQLHGADKVRAVATAAMRDARNARAFLAWVRDETGWDVEIISGLEEGRLIHRGIMSNEPGTAGRCLLIDVGGGSCEISLSERKRIKETVSVPLGAVRLTEEFLQSDPPSKEDIARLKQFIARELRKAERRVHPVEVQTVIATSGTAAALSEAGKSLVSKQRAREATGKSDSLTPTQHVRKLTEKLTKMTNDERTSVQGVGPRRSEIIVAGAQVFAELLEAYRLPGFRYSSMGLRDGILAQMLAEQDPRATAHQQFERDRWESVLETCRKYGVDPRQAEPVRQHAVQLFRDLDPVHRLPPEYLTWLETAAMLRDIGKFMNYQGYHRHAQYIIANSEMFGFTPAQRVITSAVARYLGKSRPEPTGRTMRQVPPEEHEHVRRAVVLLRLAVALNQDRASDVLRVKVRVYPKQVLLEISPGPTGAALELWSLRKEAVYFREVFRRDLFVTLV; from the coding sequence ATGCAGACGTTTGCCGCCATCGACATCGGTTCCAATTCCTGCCGACTCAAAATTGCCCGTGTAGTTCAACATCAACTCAAAGTTTTGCACGAAGACCGTGAGGTTACGCGTCTTGGTGGCAGCGTATTTGAAACCGGCCTGGTTTCACCAGAGTCGATGGCCGCAACGCTCGACGCTCTGAAGCGCTTCTACCGCGCCACACAGTTGCATGGAGCGGATAAGGTCCGCGCGGTTGCCACGGCTGCCATGCGTGATGCACGCAATGCTCGCGCCTTCCTTGCCTGGGTGCGCGATGAGACTGGCTGGGACGTTGAGATTATCTCGGGACTTGAGGAAGGTCGCCTGATACATCGCGGCATCATGAGCAACGAGCCTGGAACCGCAGGCCGCTGCCTGCTGATCGACGTGGGCGGCGGCAGTTGCGAGATTTCGCTCTCAGAACGTAAGCGCATTAAGGAGACCGTCAGCGTCCCGCTCGGTGCGGTGCGGCTGACCGAAGAATTTCTGCAAAGCGATCCGCCGTCGAAAGAAGATATCGCGCGTCTCAAGCAGTTCATCGCTCGCGAACTCCGCAAGGCCGAGCGGCGCGTCCATCCGGTGGAAGTTCAGACCGTGATCGCTACATCGGGCACGGCGGCTGCGCTCTCGGAAGCCGGCAAGTCTTTGGTGAGCAAACAGCGAGCCAGGGAAGCAACCGGGAAAAGCGACAGCCTCACACCAACGCAGCACGTCCGCAAGCTGACCGAAAAGCTCACGAAGATGACCAACGACGAGCGGACGAGCGTCCAGGGTGTCGGGCCCCGCCGATCCGAGATCATCGTTGCCGGGGCGCAGGTTTTCGCTGAGCTGCTCGAAGCATACAGGTTGCCAGGATTCCGTTATTCCTCGATGGGGCTGCGCGATGGGATTCTCGCTCAGATGCTCGCCGAGCAGGATCCGCGGGCAACGGCGCATCAACAATTTGAGCGGGACCGGTGGGAGTCAGTGCTTGAAACCTGCCGCAAATATGGTGTTGATCCGCGTCAGGCGGAGCCTGTACGCCAACATGCTGTGCAGCTTTTTCGGGACCTTGATCCGGTGCATAGGCTGCCTCCTGAATATCTCACCTGGCTGGAAACGGCGGCGATGCTGCGCGATATCGGCAAGTTCATGAACTATCAGGGCTATCATCGGCATGCGCAGTACATCATCGCCAACTCGGAAATGTTCGGATTTACGCCGGCGCAGCGCGTCATTACCTCGGCCGTCGCGCGCTATCTCGGCAAGAGCCGGCCGGAGCCAACGGGACGCACCATGCGGCAGGTGCCTCCGGAGGAGCATGAGCATGTGCGTCGTGCGGTGGTTTTATTGCGGCTCGCGGTGGCGCTCAATCAGGACCGAGCCAGCGACGTTTTGCGGGTAAAAGTGCGCGTCTATCCCAAGCAGGTATTGCTGGAAATCAGTCCGGGGCCTACCGGTGCAGCTCTGGAACTCTGGTCGCTGCGCAAGGAAGCGGTTTACTTCCGCGAGGTTTTCCGCAGAGACCTCTTCGTCACGTTGGTATAA
- the sixA gene encoding phosphohistidine phosphatase SixA: protein MNLYVLRHASAGIRRENPLLDVKRPLDKEGKQQCILVGSFLNALRVQFDLIASSPLKRALQTASLVGTEVGYDTKIQVTDALAPGATVATFQQYIAGLGPHENILVVGHNPNLEHFLGSMIVSPGRASLRLRKGAIARVDCGRRPGVLNWLVDPRILRGVYTNVTKRSLRKTSRK, encoded by the coding sequence ATGAATCTCTACGTTCTTCGCCATGCAAGTGCGGGTATACGCCGCGAAAATCCCCTCCTGGACGTGAAGCGCCCGTTGGACAAGGAAGGAAAGCAGCAATGCATTCTCGTCGGCAGCTTTCTGAATGCGTTGCGGGTGCAGTTTGATCTGATCGCATCCAGCCCGCTGAAACGTGCATTACAAACTGCCTCACTGGTTGGGACGGAAGTCGGTTATGACACGAAAATCCAGGTAACAGATGCCTTGGCTCCGGGTGCGACAGTCGCCACTTTCCAGCAGTACATCGCCGGCCTGGGACCACACGAAAATATCTTGGTGGTTGGCCACAACCCCAATCTGGAGCATTTTCTCGGCTCGATGATTGTTTCGCCGGGCCGCGCAAGTCTTCGCCTGCGCAAAGGAGCCATCGCACGCGTCGACTGCGGGCGTCGTCCAGGCGTGCTGAACTGGCTGGTCGATCCGCGCATCTTGCGCGGTGTTTATACCAACGTGACGAAGAGGTCTCTGCGGAAAACCTCGCGGAAGTAA
- a CDS encoding class I SAM-dependent methyltransferase, giving the protein MSRQLNFDRLARPYRWLEYSTFGRSLERCRFHFLPSFTSARRALVLGDGDGRFLARLLHSNPQIEADVVDISPAMLRLLRERLTPEARRRITLHEADARGFTPAKSGYDLVVTHFFFDCLFQPDLEALVDRITPRLAANASWVVSEFARSSGETASVAGRAVISSLYAAFGLLTGLEVRSLPDQQTALEGCGFQLCSEKQWLRGLLISQLWQR; this is encoded by the coding sequence GTGAGCCGCCAGCTGAACTTCGATCGTCTGGCTCGGCCTTATCGCTGGCTGGAGTATTCAACATTCGGACGGTCACTGGAACGTTGCCGCTTTCACTTCTTGCCCAGTTTTACGAGTGCTCGGCGTGCCCTGGTGCTCGGTGACGGCGATGGACGGTTCCTGGCGCGGCTACTTCACTCCAATCCTCAGATTGAAGCTGACGTGGTCGATATAAGTCCGGCCATGCTGCGTCTCCTAAGAGAACGGCTCACGCCCGAAGCGCGAAGGCGCATCACCCTGCACGAGGCCGACGCTCGCGGCTTCACACCTGCCAAAAGTGGCTACGACCTCGTCGTCACACATTTCTTCTTTGATTGCTTATTTCAGCCTGATCTTGAGGCACTTGTAGACCGAATTACTCCCCGGTTAGCCGCAAATGCCTCATGGGTGGTTTCAGAGTTTGCGCGGTCATCAGGAGAAACTGCTTCCGTAGCTGGGCGAGCCGTCATTTCAAGCCTTTATGCAGCCTTCGGCCTGTTAACCGGACTCGAAGTGCGGTCCTTGCCCGACCAGCAAACCGCGTTGGAGGGATGTGGATTTCAATTGTGCAGCGAAAAGCAGTGGCTCCGTGGATTACTAATAAGTCAACTTTGGCAGCGATGA
- the ppk1 gene encoding polyphosphate kinase 1, translating to MNARSTQPQNLLIGRDESWMQFNRRVLEEAQDTSNPLLERVKFLAITASNLDEFIEIRVAGLLQRIEDGYTDIGPEGVTPQQTLEALTEDMHSFMTQQYACWNQELQPALHEAGVRVLGWNELGDTAKEAATSFYQREVDPLLTPITIDPAHPFPRVLNKALCIALLLRRKRKGTAGPVLGVVTVPRALPRLVPLPCCSPGTHDFILLHDLIEKHAAGMYRGYEILSKAAFRVTRNSNLYFQEEEARSLLETVRTELHNRRKGDAVRLEIERRADAEIIDRLRINFELDELQVYRTDGPVNLSRLMNLYSDAPRPDLKFAPFVPHELRLNRKSADLFDELRHRDILLHHPYDSYDAVVGYIESAAADPNVISIKQTLYRTSSDSPMFRALVDAAQSKEVTVVVELMARFDEASNIRWARDLEDAGVQVFHGIVGLKTHCKLALLVRRDPDGTIRRYAHLGTGNYNPNTARFYTDLSLLTSDAAITAGVHSVFNYLTAHSESDDYAPLFVAPLTLAESFIRLIARETEHAKAGQPAHIIAKMNSLLEQSVIEALYAASQAGVQVDLIVRGICAIRPGLKGVSDNIRVRSIVGRFLEHSRIFYFANAGEEEFYCGSADWMPRNLFERCEVVFPVKDAQLCARLRNEILAAYLADTVKTRLLAGDGKYHRVRETALGKSLPAFSSQDFFMRVAEGKASADDIPKLPEEEQPKPKVPAKKVSSRRRVAAD from the coding sequence ATGAACGCACGTTCGACGCAACCGCAGAACCTTTTGATTGGCCGGGACGAGTCCTGGATGCAATTTAACCGGCGCGTGCTGGAAGAGGCCCAGGATACCTCGAATCCTCTGCTGGAACGGGTGAAATTTCTGGCCATTACCGCCAGTAACTTAGACGAATTCATCGAGATCAGAGTGGCCGGACTGCTACAACGGATCGAAGACGGCTACACCGATATCGGCCCCGAGGGAGTGACGCCTCAGCAAACGCTCGAAGCGCTCACGGAGGATATGCACTCCTTCATGACCCAGCAGTATGCCTGCTGGAATCAAGAGTTGCAGCCGGCGCTTCACGAGGCGGGCGTGCGTGTGCTGGGCTGGAATGAGCTGGGAGACACGGCAAAAGAGGCGGCGACCTCATTTTACCAGCGCGAAGTCGATCCTCTGCTCACGCCTATCACAATCGATCCCGCCCACCCATTTCCTCGCGTTCTGAACAAGGCGCTTTGCATTGCTCTACTTCTGCGGCGCAAGCGAAAGGGCACAGCGGGTCCGGTTCTGGGTGTAGTCACCGTACCGCGTGCACTGCCACGGCTGGTGCCCTTGCCTTGCTGCTCACCAGGGACGCACGATTTCATTCTTTTGCACGATCTCATTGAAAAGCATGCCGCAGGCATGTATCGGGGCTATGAGATTCTTTCCAAAGCCGCCTTTCGCGTGACGCGAAACAGCAATCTGTACTTCCAGGAAGAAGAGGCGCGCTCACTCCTGGAGACAGTCCGGACCGAGCTTCATAATCGCCGCAAAGGAGATGCTGTTCGGCTCGAGATTGAGCGCCGGGCCGACGCCGAAATCATCGACCGTCTGCGCATCAATTTTGAGTTGGATGAGTTGCAGGTCTACCGCACCGATGGGCCGGTGAACCTGTCTCGCTTAATGAACCTTTACAGCGATGCGCCACGGCCTGATCTGAAGTTTGCGCCTTTCGTTCCGCACGAGCTGCGGCTAAACCGCAAATCGGCGGATCTGTTTGATGAGCTGCGGCACCGCGACATTCTGCTGCATCATCCGTATGACTCGTACGATGCCGTGGTCGGGTATATCGAGTCTGCAGCCGCCGACCCTAACGTGATCTCGATCAAGCAGACGCTCTACAGAACGAGTTCTGATTCCCCCATGTTTCGTGCCCTTGTCGATGCCGCCCAAAGCAAGGAAGTGACGGTCGTCGTCGAGTTGATGGCTCGCTTCGATGAAGCGTCGAATATTCGCTGGGCGCGTGATCTCGAAGATGCTGGCGTACAGGTTTTTCACGGCATCGTAGGCCTGAAAACGCATTGCAAACTGGCCCTCCTCGTGCGTCGCGATCCGGATGGGACGATCCGCCGCTATGCGCATCTTGGAACAGGCAACTACAACCCGAATACTGCGCGCTTTTACACCGACCTCAGCCTGTTGACTTCCGATGCTGCAATCACGGCGGGTGTGCACAGCGTCTTCAATTACCTGACCGCGCACTCGGAGTCGGATGATTACGCGCCCTTGTTCGTAGCCCCGCTGACGCTGGCGGAGAGCTTTATTCGGCTAATCGCAAGAGAGACAGAGCATGCCAAGGCGGGCCAACCAGCTCACATCATCGCCAAAATGAACTCGCTGCTCGAGCAGAGTGTTATCGAAGCGCTCTATGCTGCGTCGCAGGCCGGTGTGCAGGTGGATTTGATCGTGCGTGGCATCTGCGCCATACGTCCGGGACTGAAAGGTGTAAGCGACAACATTCGCGTGCGGTCGATCGTGGGCCGCTTCCTGGAACACAGCCGCATTTTTTACTTTGCGAATGCTGGCGAAGAAGAGTTCTACTGCGGCAGCGCCGATTGGATGCCGCGCAATCTGTTTGAGCGCTGCGAAGTCGTTTTTCCCGTTAAGGACGCTCAACTCTGCGCGCGCCTTCGCAACGAGATCCTCGCCGCCTATCTTGCCGACACGGTAAAAACCCGGCTCCTTGCAGGCGACGGCAAGTACCACCGTGTGCGCGAGACAGCGCTTGGCAAATCTCTGCCCGCTTTCAGCTCACAGGATTTCTTCATGCGCGTAGCCGAGGGCAAGGCTTCGGCAGACGATATCCCAAAGTTGCCGGAAGAGGAGCAACCGAAGCCGAAAGTACCCGCGAAGAAGGTGTCATCCCGACGCAGAGTCGCAGCAGATTAA
- a CDS encoding TolC family protein, translating into MASGLLAVGSLIAPASAVAQLGAPTSSSSSSSIPSPYQISTPQQGGSGFQGSVVEDKPTEGVLPLSLDDAIQRGLKHNLGYILSAENTTNVNGSRLQELQDLLPTVKAKGEVSVQQVNLAAEGLRIPGFPTIIGPYGFTDIRASLDWSLVNIASLRNYLAAKHNFQSSKLSVDDARDMVVLTVGNAYLLVIADKSRIDSAQAQVDTSKVSLDQAVANHQAGTAPLLDELRARVDYQTQQQTLISAQNAYEKDKIALARAIGLPLEQKFELSDQAPYAALDDVDPDTAVQHAIDTRSDLKATAEQVKSAEKARSAATAERYPTISFSGDYGDIGVNPANSHGTGNASGTLSVPVYEEGKLGGDARQAQAQLEIKRAQFSDLHGQISADVRDSILDIRSAQKQVEVSRSNVQLANEALSEAQQRYAAGVSDNLAVSQAQQSVAQANDQYVSSLYQHNIAKLSLARALGVAQKNYKSYVGGK; encoded by the coding sequence GTGGCTTCCGGTCTGCTGGCAGTCGGCTCCCTCATCGCTCCAGCGAGTGCAGTGGCACAGTTGGGGGCACCTACAAGCAGCAGCTCCTCGTCGTCCATTCCCAGTCCTTACCAGATTTCCACGCCACAGCAGGGTGGCAGCGGCTTTCAGGGCAGTGTCGTTGAAGACAAGCCCACAGAAGGCGTACTCCCGCTGTCTCTGGACGATGCGATCCAGCGCGGTCTGAAGCACAATCTTGGCTATATTCTCAGCGCCGAGAACACGACCAATGTGAACGGCTCGCGCTTGCAAGAGCTGCAAGATTTGCTTCCTACGGTGAAGGCCAAAGGAGAAGTCTCTGTACAGCAGGTGAACCTCGCAGCCGAAGGTCTCCGCATTCCTGGCTTTCCCACGATCATCGGGCCTTATGGCTTTACCGATATTCGGGCTTCGCTTGATTGGTCGCTGGTGAACATCGCCTCGCTCCGGAACTACCTGGCGGCGAAACACAACTTCCAGAGTTCGAAGCTTTCTGTTGATGATGCCCGCGACATGGTGGTGCTGACCGTGGGCAATGCCTATCTGCTTGTTATCGCCGACAAGTCCCGTATCGACAGTGCCCAGGCGCAGGTGGACACCTCAAAGGTATCGCTCGACCAGGCAGTCGCGAACCATCAGGCCGGAACCGCTCCGCTGCTCGATGAGCTGCGCGCCCGCGTCGATTACCAGACGCAGCAGCAGACGCTCATTTCCGCGCAAAACGCATACGAAAAAGACAAGATCGCGCTCGCTCGCGCCATTGGTCTGCCGCTCGAACAGAAATTCGAACTCAGCGACCAGGCGCCGTATGCGGCCCTCGACGATGTCGATCCCGACACGGCTGTACAGCATGCAATCGATACCCGCAGTGACCTCAAGGCAACGGCTGAGCAGGTCAAGTCGGCGGAAAAAGCCCGCTCCGCTGCAACCGCTGAGCGATATCCGACCATCAGCTTCTCGGGGGACTATGGCGACATTGGCGTGAACCCGGCGAACTCGCACGGAACCGGTAACGCTTCCGGCACGCTTTCTGTCCCCGTGTATGAAGAAGGAAAGCTTGGCGGCGATGCACGTCAGGCGCAGGCGCAGCTTGAAATCAAACGCGCGCAGTTCAGTGATCTTCACGGGCAGATCAGTGCCGATGTGCGCGACAGCATCCTCGACATTCGTTCTGCGCAAAAGCAGGTGGAAGTCTCGCGCAGCAATGTGCAACTGGCGAATGAAGCATTGAGCGAAGCGCAACAGCGCTACGCTGCCGGGGTTTCGGATAATCTTGCCGTATCACAGGCGCAGCAATCCGTTGCTCAGGCAAATGATCAGTATGTGAGCAGCCTCTATCAGCACAACATCGCGAAGCTTTCTTTAGCGCGAGCGCTGGGAGTCGCTCAGAAGAACTACAAGAGTTATGTGGGAGGAAAGTGA
- a CDS encoding HlyD family secretion protein, with amino-acid sequence MAEQVAEPTEKNRIDTPEERAPQKSSKRFIIIGVVAVLVIVGLLWWWHSTYYEDTDDAQVNGHLIQISARIQGHVLKVNVDENQYVEANTVIAELDPKDFETAVAQDEANLEAAQAAYEAANVNVPVIHINTGSTLTSAGADVSSADAQVVQSEHQQQAAQAAVVQADANNTKAQLDLQRYKPLVEKDVISKQQFDAAVAAADGDKAALEQAKANLEAANSAVRVAKDRVASAQASLKYAQTGPQQVAIQKARADQAAAQVQQAKAALDQAKLNLSYTRIYASTAGIITKKSVEVGQNVSVGQNMATLVSLDDIWITANFKETQLEHMRQGQLVTISVDAYGGRKYDGKVTQIGGATGSVLSLFPPENATGNYVKVVQRIPVRIDLTNRDQNSDHLLRPGMSVEPKVRVK; translated from the coding sequence GTGGCCGAGCAGGTAGCGGAACCTACAGAAAAAAATCGCATCGACACGCCTGAAGAGCGGGCGCCGCAAAAGTCGAGTAAGCGGTTCATCATTATCGGAGTTGTCGCTGTCCTGGTGATTGTCGGGCTTCTCTGGTGGTGGCATTCCACCTACTACGAGGACACGGACGACGCGCAGGTCAACGGGCACCTGATCCAGATCAGCGCGCGCATTCAAGGCCATGTCCTCAAGGTGAACGTCGACGAAAACCAGTACGTTGAAGCCAACACAGTCATAGCAGAACTCGACCCCAAGGACTTTGAAACAGCAGTCGCACAGGACGAGGCCAATCTTGAAGCTGCCCAAGCGGCCTATGAAGCCGCTAACGTCAACGTCCCCGTCATCCACATCAACACCGGCAGTACTCTGACCTCGGCTGGTGCAGACGTCTCCAGCGCGGACGCACAGGTCGTGCAGTCCGAACACCAGCAGCAGGCTGCGCAGGCTGCGGTCGTGCAGGCCGATGCCAACAACACCAAGGCGCAACTCGATCTGCAGCGCTACAAGCCGCTCGTCGAAAAGGATGTGATCTCCAAGCAGCAGTTCGATGCTGCTGTAGCCGCGGCCGACGGCGACAAGGCCGCTCTGGAACAAGCCAAGGCCAATCTCGAAGCTGCGAACTCTGCAGTCCGAGTGGCGAAAGACCGTGTAGCCTCCGCGCAGGCGTCCTTGAAATACGCTCAGACCGGGCCGCAACAGGTGGCCATTCAGAAAGCCCGCGCGGACCAGGCTGCTGCCCAGGTCCAGCAAGCGAAGGCCGCGCTCGACCAGGCCAAGCTGAACCTCAGCTACACCAGAATCTATGCCTCGACGGCGGGCATCATCACCAAGAAGAGCGTCGAAGTGGGACAGAACGTGAGCGTCGGCCAGAACATGGCCACCCTCGTCTCGCTCGACGACATCTGGATCACTGCCAACTTTAAGGAAACCCAGCTCGAGCACATGCGTCAGGGACAGCTCGTCACCATCAGTGTTGATGCCTACGGCGGCCGCAAATACGACGGCAAGGTGACGCAGATCGGTGGCGCTACCGGCTCTGTTTTGAGCCTCTTCCCGCCGGAAAACGCAACTGGAAACTACGTCAAGGTAGTTCAGCGTATTCCAGTGCGTATCGACTTGACCAATCGTGACCAAAACTCTGACCATTTGCTGCGTCCGGGCATGTCGGTTGAGCCCAAAGTCAGGGTGAAGTAA
- a CDS encoding cytochrome P450, which translates to MTSRQEECVRPSWSDDHLDSSSPPEIKASYFDEKLGAWVLSRYADVLAAFRSPVLVPTGAKGGSKKAAPNETIRLKMRAETKAALSLRQLYKWQKILTSEADALTQRLPLGVPVNLVEKVARPLCLTLAVAVTKADPKDASHLQSLARHVSAAAAEPYDTKIGASAEAANAELRGCFHAGAEALRDSGFVALSHTLPCLLANAWFALLAHPQQWRRLHQRPALTAKAMEELLRYAGLTRLLFRRAIEDVDLNGVPLRKGDRVILRIAVANKDPERFPRPNEMDWVHQGKGHLALGSGPHTCVGGSLIRMAAITITRPLLERFGWVEITGTVEWHGGPVFRSPATLPVCLYETIPVI; encoded by the coding sequence ATGACCTCCAGACAAGAAGAATGCGTAAGGCCATCCTGGAGCGACGACCACTTGGATTCTTCTTCTCCGCCTGAAATCAAGGCTTCTTACTTTGACGAGAAGCTGGGAGCATGGGTGTTGAGTCGCTATGCGGATGTGCTTGCCGCGTTCCGCAGTCCCGTTCTTGTGCCAACAGGCGCGAAGGGTGGATCAAAGAAAGCGGCACCCAATGAAACAATACGATTGAAGATGCGCGCGGAGACAAAGGCGGCGCTCTCGCTCCGGCAATTGTATAAGTGGCAAAAAATTCTCACGTCGGAGGCGGACGCATTAACGCAGCGCCTGCCTCTCGGTGTGCCAGTGAACCTAGTTGAGAAAGTTGCCCGGCCGCTGTGCCTTACGCTTGCAGTAGCAGTGACGAAGGCCGATCCAAAGGATGCAAGCCACCTTCAGTCGTTGGCCAGGCACGTTTCCGCTGCGGCCGCAGAACCGTACGACACGAAAATTGGAGCTTCCGCTGAAGCAGCAAACGCAGAGCTTCGTGGTTGCTTCCACGCCGGGGCCGAAGCCCTGCGCGACTCAGGTTTCGTTGCGCTCTCGCATACCTTACCTTGTTTGCTTGCAAATGCGTGGTTTGCATTGCTTGCGCATCCCCAGCAATGGAGACGTCTGCACCAGCGACCGGCGCTCACCGCGAAAGCAATGGAGGAGTTGCTGCGTTATGCAGGATTGACGCGGCTTCTTTTTCGTCGCGCCATTGAGGATGTAGATCTTAACGGTGTTCCTCTGCGGAAAGGCGATCGCGTGATACTAAGAATTGCGGTTGCCAATAAAGACCCGGAGCGCTTTCCTCGGCCCAATGAAATGGACTGGGTTCATCAGGGGAAAGGCCACCTTGCGCTTGGCTCAGGTCCGCACACGTGCGTGGGAGGAAGCCTGATTCGCATGGCGGCCATTACGATCACGCGCCCGCTGCTGGAGCGTTTTGGGTGGGTTGAAATTACGGGAACTGTAGAGTGGCATGGCGGTCCCGTCTTCCGTTCTCCCGCTACATTACCCGTTTGTCTCTATGAGACGATTCCTGTTATCTGA
- a CDS encoding Dps family protein, which produces MSKPALKEVTSKADHITPHWHQNAKEIQKFGTVISDMPIGLDESARLEITGRLNVLLADTASLRDLYKKSHWHVSGPTFYQLHLLFDKHFGEQVELVDGLAERIQMLGGVSIAMAHDIAETTRLQRPPKGREEVPVIISRLLEAHKIILDDARKLAKRASDVRDDGTNDLLISDVVRTNEMQVWFISEHLVEMPLVFAR; this is translated from the coding sequence ATGAGCAAGCCTGCCCTGAAAGAAGTTACGAGCAAAGCAGACCACATTACACCCCACTGGCACCAGAACGCCAAAGAAATTCAAAAGTTCGGCACAGTCATCAGTGACATGCCTATCGGCTTGGATGAAAGTGCCCGCCTGGAGATTACGGGGCGTCTCAATGTCCTTCTCGCTGATACCGCAAGCTTGCGGGACCTTTATAAGAAATCGCACTGGCACGTCTCCGGCCCGACCTTTTATCAGCTTCACCTTCTCTTCGATAAGCATTTTGGCGAGCAGGTAGAGCTTGTTGACGGCCTGGCGGAACGCATCCAGATGCTTGGCGGCGTCAGCATCGCCATGGCGCACGACATCGCAGAAACCACACGCTTGCAACGCCCGCCCAAAGGCCGCGAAGAAGTTCCGGTGATCATCTCGCGCCTGCTTGAAGCACACAAGATCATCCTCGACGATGCCCGCAAGCTGGCCAAGCGTGCAAGCGACGTGCGCGACGACGGTACCAATGATCTCCTGATCAGCGACGTCGTCCGCACGAATGAAATGCAGGTATGGTTCATCAGTGAGCACCTGGTAGAGATGCCACTGGTCTTCGCCAGGTAA